The window ACAACGGGGGTCTCCAAGGGAGTAATGCTCACCCATGCCAACCTGAGTAAACAGGTACAGCAGATAGCCGCCTGGTTACCTGCATTGCCGAGGGGTACAGAAACCATGCTGGGGGCGCTTCCCTATTTCCATTCTTTCGGGTTATCCGTATCCATGAATTTTGCCGTCCATTCGGGCTGGAGTCAGGTTCTGCTTCCCAGACCCCAGCCTCAGCCCCTGTTGGAAGCCATCAGAAAATTCAGGCCGACCTTCGCACCGCTTGTACCGACCATGTACATCGGGATGCTCAATCACCCTGATCTGAAAAAAACAGACATGGGCTGCATCAAGGGGGCCTTCTCCGGGAGTGCTCCCCTTCCCGTGGAGGTAATCCATGCCTTTGAGAAGATGACAGGGGCCATAATTGTTGAGGGCTTCGGACTGACGGAGACTACGCCTGTGACCCACGTCAATCCTTTTGGCGGTGTCCGCAAGGTGGGCAGCATCGGCATCCCTATTGCAGACACGGAGTGCCGCATTGTCAGCCTTGATGATGGTGTTACAGACATGCCGGGAGGAGAGCCGGGAGAACTGATCATCAAGGGCCCTCAGGTTATGAAGGGCTACAAGGATATGCCGGAAGAAACCGCGAATATGCTCCGGGATGGCTGGTGTTACACTGGAGACATCGCCACAATGGACCAGGACGGATACTTCTACATCGTGGACCGTAAAAAAGATATGATCATCTCCGGCGGGTTCAATGTCTATCCGCGTGATATTGATGAAGTATTCTACCAACACCCCAAGGTACAGGAAGCCTGTTCCATCGGCATCCCTGACCCCAAACGCGGGGAAAGCATCAAGGTGTTCGTGGTTCTCAAAGAAGGCGAAACAGCAACCCAGGAAGAACTTTTGGAGTATAGCGCAACAAAGCTGGCCAAATACAAGCTCCCGACAGATATTGAGTTTCGTAAAGAGCCTCAGGGCCGAAGAGCTGGAAAAACGCAAAAAGTAAATTATACCTGTTCTTTATAAATATCACAAAAAGGGGTTCTGAAGAGATTTTGAGCTACTCAGAACCCTTTTTTTACAAATGTTTCTCTTATGCCCCGAACTTCTCCAGCCTTCCTGCATGGGCCAGGGCTAGTCCCATGAGATGAACCATCGGTATTCTCCCCAGCCCTCCGCAGATGCAGTCCCTCTCGCCAAATCTTTCCACCCGGTCCGGCCTGCAGGTTGCCGAATACAGAAGCGCCGGTAAGGGATGCCAGCTGTGGGAGGCAAGGGCCGCCGGTGTGGAGTGATCACCCGTAACCACCAAGACATCAGGATTGAGGTCCGTAACCAGGGGAATCAGGGAATCCACTTCCTCGATTACCTTCACCTTGGCATCGAAATTACCATCTTCGCCCCGTGAGTCGGTCGGCTTCACGTGAACGAAGAAGAAGTCGTACTTCCCGTAATTTTCCCGGAGCGCCGTGATCTCCTCCTGAATGGTCGCCGGCTGAGGACCGATGACCATGCCCAGAAGCCGGGCAATGCCGCGGTACATTGGGTAGCTGGCAATGGCCAGGGCGTTAAGACCGAACCGTTCACTGATATACGGATACCTTCGATACCGGGAATAACCACGCAACAGCAGCATGTTCGCCTTTGGCTCGTCTGCAAGAACTTCCCGGGCTTTATCAATAAGTTTTTGAAGAAGGACCGCCGTTTCTTGCGCTTCCGGAACGAGGGCATTCGGTGGCAAGGGCGGGCATCCCGTCTTCTGGGGATC is drawn from Deltaproteobacteria bacterium and contains these coding sequences:
- a CDS encoding long-chain fatty acid--CoA ligase; its protein translation is MAAEIRYLDKPWLKSYEKGVPATINYEEICMPDIMDRTAKEFPDKTALIFQGYTLTFRQLKEMVDRFATCLNAFGIKPRDAVAILLPNVIPCVVAYFAILKVGAITVMNNPLYTDRELDHQFNDSGAKALITLDLLANRMIDLRPKTKIRQIVYTSIGDYLPFPKNILFPLVAKKKKLAADVKPAPDVFRWKECIAKHPPNPPAVKLGFEDVAMYQYTGGTTGVSKGVMLTHANLSKQVQQIAAWLPALPRGTETMLGALPYFHSFGLSVSMNFAVHSGWSQVLLPRPQPQPLLEAIRKFRPTFAPLVPTMYIGMLNHPDLKKTDMGCIKGAFSGSAPLPVEVIHAFEKMTGAIIVEGFGLTETTPVTHVNPFGGVRKVGSIGIPIADTECRIVSLDDGVTDMPGGEPGELIIKGPQVMKGYKDMPEETANMLRDGWCYTGDIATMDQDGYFYIVDRKKDMIISGGFNVYPRDIDEVFYQHPKVQEACSIGIPDPKRGESIKVFVVLKEGETATQEELLEYSATKLAKYKLPTDIEFRKEPQGRRAGKTQKVNYTCSL
- a CDS encoding 2,3-bisphosphoglycerate-independent phosphoglycerate mutase, with translation MDSEFIDSLVVKNDTKIIFLIMDGLGGLPMGGRETELEAANTPNLDALARKSVCGLLDPIGYGITPGSGPAHFALFGYDPVRNNIGRGILEGAGIDFPMTDRDLLIRINFATIDKEGVVIDRRAGRIDNETNRRICGKLQESIRKISDVEIIFEPVREHRALLALRGDGLREEMQETDPQKTGCPPLPPNALVPEAQETAVLLQKLIDKAREVLADEPKANMLLLRGYSRYRRYPYISERFGLNALAIASYPMYRGIARLLGMVIGPQPATIQEEITALRENYGKYDFFFVHVKPTDSRGEDGNFDAKVKVIEEVDSLIPLVTDLNPDVLVVTGDHSTPAALASHSWHPLPALLYSATCRPDRVERFGERDCICGGLGRIPMVHLMGLALAHAGRLEKFGA